In Hippoglossus stenolepis isolate QCI-W04-F060 chromosome 20, HSTE1.2, whole genome shotgun sequence, the following are encoded in one genomic region:
- the opn8a gene encoding opsin 8, group member a, with amino-acid sequence MDDRYTSKLSPTVDFWAGMYLVVIAVLSVVGNAAVLVSVARRLTLLKAPELLTVNLAITDIGMALSMYPLSIASAFNHAWIGGDASCLYYSLMGMIFSITSIMTLAVMGMVRYLVTGSPPETGIKFQRRTVCMVISGIWLYAGLWALLPLLGWGSYGPEPFGLACSIDWTGYGNSLNNSTFILTLSVLCTFLPCLVIIFTYFAIAWKLHRAYQSIQSNDFQYGNVEKKITLMGVSISLGFLIAWTPYVAVSFWSMFHSQEQSHMTPFITLLPCLFAKSSTMYNPFIYFIFRRAVWQEPLRLQRLWFCCTHQASLTSKEAKTESEVVKESDCSVFGDRVVANCVSLMEAPHRQSEILTLG; translated from the exons CCGTCCTATCCGTCGTGGGGAACGCCGCCGTCCTGGTCAGCGTGGCCCGTCGCCTCACTCTGCTCAAAGCTCCTGAGCTGCTGACGGTGAACTTAGCCATCACGGACATTGGCATGGCCCTCAGCATGTATCCTCTGTCCATCGCATCTGCCTTTAACCACGCCTGGATCGGTGGCGACGCCTCCTGCCTCTACTACAGCCTGATGGGCATGATCTTCAGTATAACCAGCATCATGACACTGGCTGTGATGGGGATGGTCAGGTACCTGGTAACAGGGAGTCCACCCGAGACAG GTATCAAGTTCCAGAGGCGGACAGTGTGCATGGTTATCAGTGGGATCTGGCTGTACGCTGGCCTGTGGGCCTTGTTACCTTTGCTTGGCTGGGGAAGCTACGGCCCAGAGCCGTTTGGACTCGCCTGCTCCATCGACTGGACCGGCTACGGGAATTCCCTGAACAACTCTACCTTCATCCTGACTCTGTCCGTACTCTGCACATTCCTCCCCTGTCTGGTCATCATCTTCACCTATTTCGCCATCGCCTGGAAGTTGCACAGAGCCTACCAATCCATCCAGAGCAATGATTTTCAATATGGTAACGTTGAGAAGAAAATCACCCTG ATGGGTGTGTCTATCAGCCTGGGTTTCCTGATTGCCTGGACCCCCTACGTGGCTGTGAGTTTCTGGAGCATGTTTCACTCCCAGGAGCAGAGCCACATGACTCCTTTCATCACCCTGTTGCCCTGCCTCTTTGCCAAGAGCTCCACCATGTACAACCCTTTCATATATTTCATCTTCAGGCGTGCCGTCTGGCAAGAGCCCCTGCGTCTCCAGAGGCTGTGGTTTTGTTGCACCCATCAGGCCAGTTTGACCAGCAAGGAGGCGAAAACGGAAAGCGAAGTTGTAAAAGAATCGGACTGCAGCGTTTTCGGTGATAGGGTGGTTGCAAACTGTGTCAGTCTAATGGAAGCTCCTCACAGACAAAGTGAGATACTGACTTTGGGCTAA